From Quercus lobata isolate SW786 chromosome 11, ValleyOak3.0 Primary Assembly, whole genome shotgun sequence:
AATAAAGTAATAGATGAAACTATCATTAAACGACTTATTAATAGATGAATAGTTCACTTCTAGCAGATAAATAGTTCACTTCGTAATGGTAttgtggggaccgttcgattaatgggcccatagggttcagaattggttcaggattgttgggcccgtggcccatccgaggccgtATACCCGTCCAAGGACaccatgctcctcggcagtacgcgtccgaggacgatcgcgtccgaggacgatcaggacgtggtctcactgcgatcagatctcagaattaggtcaccgcAAAGGATAGAGTAGcggactaaagatgaaagagataaggcaaacaaatatctgtaactacagctgcctccgcattaatgacctctcaaccaactctctggccgcattaatgtggaggtgatacctgaacagtaaggaagcagccttacagctgcccataggaagttccaggaggtgccagatgggacagaaagaaatcctccggacacaacctacacgtgtgcggtaaggatggagcgcaaaggggagtatataaactaaaagaagaacatgaagaaaagGGATCGggacataaaaagaaaaaagagaagaacagacataaactgaaaagaagaaagtaagagaagaaaaagagagttgcACTAGTCACCAAAGAAAAACATTCATTATATCAACTTTAAACCTTGAATGTACTTGAGAGTAAATCTTTGGAGGAgagaccacagttaacctagttctttacacccacgctctaaaaatcatattgtttgggccttttacgtgcgaacccaatactgtttaggtttgttacaaaatcgtgtccttacaggtATATACATCATGATTAAAGCATGTTACTAGATCcttataattacaaaattataagcaaaattgaaaaacaagatattatttttcataatcaTCTATCTACACCCTCGGATGCAGgaaaaattgtaacaatttttaaaattcattacATAAGAATtacatgtaaattttttattaaattgtatatgTATTATATGTGAACAGAGAATTTTACAtaaataagatatattttgATTAATCTATATATGATTcataagaaaatgaaagtttttttttttagaaatggaAATGAAAAGATTTAGTATCAAATGAATagtagttttatttatttatttttatgagtactgcattgaattttttataaattaaatttgttCACCTTATTTTACCATGTGGTAGAACTTTGATCCATGTTTGGGGGCACCGTTGAATCATAATTGTATTATGAGACCCCTTTCGtttcttctctcatttctaATCTTGTCAAGACATGTCCTACTGCTTGGGCCCAATTTGCTGGGTTTTCCCGTGTATGCATTTTTAGTAAATCACAGATTATGAAAGAGCTTATGGAGAATAGAGAGTTCACACTTTGATTATTGACCTGGaagatggcaaaaaaattcaaattctgttTTGCATTGGTTCTTTAATGTCACATTTGCATTGATTATGGGGTGACTAGCTTGAGACATTCTAAATTCCTTCTCATTGAAAATTAGAGTGCCAACACAAAGCTATTTGTTGAAGACAAATGTTACACTAGGTGGCCTTACGTTCATGATACAAACTCAAACCATATCattcctcatttttttcattatcaagACTCGTGTTTTTCATCACGTAGTTCCAATCCTAATTGGTGGTAGTATGATTACTGACTAGAAGAATAGGCCATAACCATATTAATGCAATTTTTACTGAAAATAGTGGTGGATTAGCTTTAATGTGGTGTCAAGAATGCAACTTGAAGGTGCAAAGCTTCTCCCCCAACCATATTAATTAATGCAATTTTTACTAAGTAGATATGGATTCAAATGGAGATTAACTGGTGTTTCTGGTCACCCCGAGACACATCAACGACGACATACTAGGGCTCTTTTAGATAATCTAAGTCAACAAATGGACTTTCCTTGCGTCTCACTTGGCGACTTTTTACTGTCATCTTTAGAGAAGTATAGGATGAATGAGCGATTGTTTTACGAGATACAAGCATTCAAGGTGGTATTGGATCTTGGACTGGTACTACTTTTAATGTGTGACAAAGTGGGCGAGAGACCACTTACAGCTAGCATATATTTGGATCTTGGGCTAAAGACAATTGACAAAAACGAGGTTAAATGCCCAAGCTACTTTGGTACCAACCGAGAAGACAGAGAAGAAATCCAAATTATCTTGCACATTTTGGACTTTAAATGTCTTGCATCAATCATGGGGTGACTAGCTTGAAACAATCTGAATTCCCTGTCATTGAAATTTGGAGTGCCAAGACAAAGCTATCTATTTGTTGAAGTCAAAGGATACATTGAGGTGGCCTTGGGTTCATGATATAAGCTCATCCATATCATTCCTCATTTGTTCATTATCAAGACTCGTATTTTTAATCGTATAGTTCCTATCCAAAAGAGTGATACTTTGATAGTAAGATTACTAACTAAAGGAATATAAATCATACAACGCAAAAAAACAAACCAAGACTTGAGCTGAGACACATTGGCCATTACTAAAGCACATCTTGCTTGGCATCATCATTTCAAATAAGCAATTTTCAGTATCAACAATTGTATTAAAAGAACTACAGAGCCAGAAAAATAGAATATAGTATAAACATCAGACAAATGTACGGAGGCAATGTACCACATCTGCTAGTCACCTTTGCCTGGTATTCTGGAGTCGATTTCATATTCTACAATTTGCAGCTGGACAAGAAAATAATGCAACGTGTTCAAATATTTTACTTGACAATGCATATATCACAAAACTAGCACACTTTAAAGCAATGTTTTGGACTCTTTTAACAGTTATGGAGAGTTTCAAAATCAAGCAAATCTAGGATGGGATCAATGAGATTGCAGAGTCCGAAACAACCCTCCCCCTCACCACAAGATGCAGGTGAtacaaagaaaatttgaatgCTTTTACGGTGAAGATCACTGATATATCCAGGTATGAAGTTTATAACAGAGACTTTTTTTATGGGATGAAATTCTCTTTGGTTTATTCTCTCAAAGAGCTTAATCATAATCAGTCTGTAAAGACTAAAGGGGTCATGAAAGGTCACAATGAAGTAAAAGTTAACCATCATAATGAATTAGGGTACATTTAAATTTCTCTTGTAGGGAATCAGTGTACTCACTGCAAAAGACAAACTGGTTGAGATCAAGAGTCACCCTGCCTTGCTTTGCTGTATCAAATGAACTGAATAAATTCCTGCAACAAACAAGATTAGGAATTCATAGTAGCACAATAATATTTGAATAGTATATTTAGTTTAATGAATATAACTTATTTATTCCAGATTTGAGTAGTCTCAATTCAGGTAATGTGTCATATGGAGTAGGAGTTTACATGTGCTAGGGCAGACCATTTGGCATAATCAAACCTAGAAGACTATAATGACTTAATGAGATCATCAAATATAAGTCCAAAACCAGCCCATGGGCACCATGCATACCCACCAGTCCACCATGCCCTAAACTTGTACTGTTGCCCACATTTCACTAAATCAAAAAGGTACAACATTAAACATGCACTTTTTGCGAGTATAAGGGACATTTACCGAGCAGACtgtaaaaatatacaaagagaTATGAAGTCATCCAGCCGAAATCTCCCATTCTTCTTTTGATCAAAGCTCTGAGCAACCATGGAAAATCGTATAAGTATTTTCAACTTGATGAAACCAACTGAATACCTCAATATTAAGATTGCATAACAGCAGAAAGTCTATAATGCAGAGAAACAAAAAGTGGAGCATTAATTACTTAATTGCATGATcagcaaaaatttaaaaagcctCAAAGAGGTAGTCACATGTAAATTCAACAAGTCAAaatgacagaaaaaaaaaaaaaaaaaagcattattaGAAAACACAACTTTAGCTACAAGTTATTATatgccttaaaaaaatttttgagtACCTCCCTAGTCCTATCTTCTTCATTGAATAAAAGCTTAATATACAggtcaagaaaatttttattgaattacgACCAATTAAGCTTCTGAATCATGATTAGCTGAACTTAAAAGGCTACTATATAAAGAGACGCCAAACAGGTcaagaaaataattattgaactatcaccaattaaactactGAATTGTGATTTTCTGAACTTTAAAAGCTTTTAGAAAAAGATATGCCACATGAAGCACTAAAAGATGGTGCCCACCAGTTTGAATGTGAACCACATGCACAAGTCTGTTGTGCAATGACTAATGCCCCACAGACGTGTATTTTATAACTTTATCATTCCAAATCCCTAGGTGTTATTATTCAAAACTTTATGTAACTGAAAACATAAGCCTTCCTAATACATTTGCTAGAGCAATTAGGAGAAAATTAGTAACGGAGAAAATCAGCCCTGGAGATTAAAGAATTCTGAAcataattttcataataaaagtTTCTGGCACTtatcaaaaaacccaaaaaaaaaaaaaaaaaaaaaagtttctagtcttatttgtcaaaaatataaGCTCTACCTCGCAAACTGTGTAAAAAGCAGGAGAGTCCAATGAGAAACCAATCTTCACCAACGCCTGTAACCATCACTCAGaagttgaggaaaaaaaaaagatacttaGGGTAATCACATGGTTTCTCATCAATAGTATTGTCAGATAAAAGGAAACCTCATTTATTCATCCAAACATTCTGGATTTTCATATATCTACAGAAAACTACCTCATATACGTCATCCGGAACAATATAGCCACGACCCCTGTAATGATGACAAAACATGAAAAGATAATTAAGGCAAATAAAATACTCAGTTACATCACTTAACAATCACATCATGTGAATTTATGAACATGTAAATACATCAGAGGCTTAGAGTATATAACAGAATAGCttgtcaaacaaaaaaaaaaaacaaatcaccTTTCTCGGTCAGAGAAAGCTTGTTGAACCTGCAAAGAAATCGAAAGTAGAAAAATGTAAATGAATAATGATACAATTGATTCTTCTACTCTTCTAAGGTGATTCgtcaaggaagaagaaagaaattggGTACCCAGAATCTACATATCAGAAATGTGACATAATATGGCCTGTGATGACATTTACACAGAGATACATAAAATGCACACGTTTAACCCTTCAGCCAAAACTTGGCAGAAATTGGTCTCTAGCACCAGCTAAATGTACCTCACACAGTTCCCCGACAACCCGATATTTCATCATaacaatagttttcaaaaacaaagagGTACCACCACTATGaaaaacaagtcaaaataaaacaaCTGCTCCTACATCTCATTGAAAGGCAAAACTACCAACATAATCAGTCTATAGCACCAGCTAAATTCACCTCTAACAATCTATCCCTAACAACTCAATATATCATCATATCAGGATCGTTCAAAAACAATGACCACACCACCACTTGGaaacaaacaaatttataatttttttttaaacgtgcATTAAGTCCCTAACATTTTTGGGTAAAGTTCTATTTTAGTCCTGAAatttgaaatgtttttttttttttttttactcaaaaattGTAAACACACCAGGTTTGTCATTCTGTAACCTTAGCATTTATAATGCTTCCTTACGTGGCAAAATTCGATAAAGCCAAATGGCGCTCCGTTATAAAAGCAAGGTTACAGAAGGACTAACTTGGTAGGCTTACAATTTTTGAAGAACTTTATAGCAGCAAGGTTAATAAACAAGGACAAAGTGTTTTTGCCCAATAAACAATAACTCAATAATTCTATTTATAGCTGATAAAGTGATATAAGTGGGACCCAAATGAGCTTGCTAACTCAACTGttgtgccacaactcgccaAGCATCACCCCTCTACCGCTCACAACTCGCCATGCGGGCAAGTTGTGGCACAAGTTGCTAACTCAACTGGTGACACATAAAGTGGCACAACTTGTGCCACCAGCATAAGTCGTACTAAAATAACACGTGAAcataattttaagtaaaaatcatataatttcacaccaaaaaaaaaaaaaaaaaaattaaatctctaaattataaacatatataGGAATTTCTGACCTTAAGAAGGAACTTGTTGAGTGCAACGAATTCTGacgaaagaaaacaaatttaacaaaatcgTGAACAAGTTTTCTAAGCACCCAAACAATCAAACTAAACCAAAATAACGAATttgaaaaaacagttaccatCGAAGCTC
This genomic window contains:
- the LOC115968611 gene encoding sorcin-like, with protein sequence MENTAMLKDWFERVDSEKTGTITAPQLKSALSVGNLEFSLSVVQQMIRMYDFDRNGTMSFDEFVALNKFLLKVQQAFSDRERGRGYIVPDDVYEALVKIGFSLDSPAFYTVCESFDQKKNGRFRLDDFISLCIFLQSARNLFSSFDTAKQGRVTLDLNQFVFCTANCRI